GGCGTGGCTGCTTCAGGGCGCAACGGGTTTGTATCTGGTTCGACGCGTTGTCCAGCAGAAGCTGCGCGCCGAGTGGGACCTCGCGCCCATGGCGCGTCTGCTCCTGGCGGGCCTCCCCTTCCTGGCTGTGGCCGCCTTGCTGGCTTGGCTGATGCAAGGTCCTCTTGTGCTCTACCGGCACATCAACGGCGTCGGGGCAGGCCTGGGGCAACTCGCATTAGCGGTACAGTTCTTCACCATACTCGGAGGCATGGCTTCGTCCCTCGGCTTGGCTGCCGTTCCCGTGCTAACCCGTTCCTCGGAACGTCAAGACGGAAAGACGTCTCTATTCGTACGGAGTGTTCTACGGGCGGGTTGGTTGATGGCCGGTACGCTGGTGATCGGTGGGCTCACAGTGGGACCATATGTCATTAATGGAATTTTTGGTCCCGAATTTTCCCGCGTCCAAGCCCTACTCCCATGGGCGCTTCTGCTGGTGGGATTCCACTTTTGGGTGACCAGCCTGCGGAGTGTGCTCATCGCTCACGGGCAGTTTCTACAGCTGGCGATGGCGATGGCGGTCGGTGCGGGCATCTTTACGGCCACCTTCGTGCCTCTGGTAAGCTGTTGCGACCTGAAAGGTGCCCTATTCGCCACAGGTTTGGGCCTGTTGTCAATTTTCGGCGTACAACTTTACCTACTATCCAAGACTGACTCCATGGATCTCGCCGGTAGCGTTACGGCACCAGGGGCCGTCGTCCTGGTTACCATAAGCGTCACGTATAGTCTGGACGATATACACCCGGTCCTCGGTTTAACCATCGGTCTTTCGCTACTGTGGGGATTGGCGCTGGCGATCGGGACGGTTCCAAAGCCAAATATGTTTCGCGCAATCCGTAATAGAAATTGACGTGGCGGCCACGCCGCTATGAGCTTTTAACCCTCAGGAAACCACCATGGCCTCGACACATTTTCCGAATGAATACGAACACGCTGGCGCGAAAAAGCGACTTTCGCCGGAGTCGAGCGCGCAGGCTCAACTGCAAGAAGCCGAATACGTATTTCCCTATCACTATATCCCACAGCTCGGTTTGAGCCAGTTTAGCCAGACCCGCCACTACAGTTGGGGGTTTCGATATATGGGGGGGCTTGAAGTTGTTTCTGCAGCCGTTGCCCGCTACCAGCCTGCCACCCTCATCGATATCGGTTGTGGCGACGGCAGGTTTCTCGCTGAAGCAAGCAAGGGTTTTCCAGAAACCAGGATGTTGGGAGTCGACTACAGCGCCGCGGCTATCGCATATGCAAAGGCCTTCAATCCAAGTTTACGCTTCGAGGCAAGGGACATCATTACAAACCCTTTCGATGAAAGATTTGCTGTTGCCACCCTGGTGGAAGTGCTTGAGCACATTGAGCCTAACCTCGTGCCCGACTTTCTTGCCGCTATACGGCATCATCTTACCCCCGGTGGCAGGCTTATTCTAACGGTTCCCCACAAAAACAGCCCGCTTATACCCAAACACTTTCAGCACTTCGATGCAGAACAGCTACGCGCGATACTCAGTGAGCATTTCCATGTGGAACGAATAAGTTATTTCGACAGCCGGCGGGATTTTTCCATTCGCGTTGCGAAATTCTTGCTTGGTGGGGCCGGCAGACAGTTTGTGGTCACAAATCGACGACTCAATCACCTATTCATGAAACGCTATCTGCAAAGGTTTTTGTACGTCGAGCAGGAACGGGATTGTCGGCGCTTACTCGCTGTCGCGCAGGCATGAACCCCTTATTGGGTGCGCCGATTGGACGTGACCAGATCCCGGAAGCATTGGAGCCCGTCTATTTTTTCCGCTGGCGTCGTAATTAGGCGGTGACCTGCTGCCAGCATACAGCGCTTCACCGGCCGTTAGCCAATGATTTAGCGGGATTCCGCCGATTCCTTGCGCGGAAGTTACGCAGGCGGGATTTTTCAGAACTAATTTAGAGCACACAATTGTTTCGCTATATACATAAGGTCATGCCGACTCCGTTGCTTGACTTGGGCCTGTCCACCGAAGCCACGGTACTTCTCGCGGGTACCGGGCGAAGCGGCACCACTTGGGTCGGGGACGTAATCAATCACCACAACGACTTCCGCGTGCTCTTTGAGCCATTCCATAGCCGTTTGGTGAGGGTTTGGCAGCCTTTTCATTACCGGCAATACTTACGTCCGGGAACGGTCTACCCGCAGCTTGAGGAGGCAGTAGAAAACATTCTATCTGGCCGCGTTCGAAGCCCCTGGAGCGACCGGTTCAACCGGCGTATCCTGGCCCGTCGCCGGTTGGTCAAGGAGATCCGGATCAATCTCATGCTCGGCTGGATTCGGGAGAGATATCCCGACCTCCCAATCATCCTGCTGGTGCGTCATCCCGGCGCGGTTGCCATGTCGAAGCTTCAGCTTGGTTGGAAAACGATTTTGGATGAGTTACTGGCCCAGCCCGACCTGGTAGAGGAGCACCTTCTGCCCCAGAGGTCACTTCTGGAGTCCGTACAAAACGACTTTGGTCGTCACATCGCATTGTGGTGCGTAGAGACACTGGTGCCACTGCGTCAGCTCAAGCCCGGGGACTTTCATTTGGTCTTCTACGAGCATCTCGTTACCCAGCCGAAGAATACCGTTCCGCTTCTGCTCCGCTATGCGGGAATAGACGACCAAGGCTTCGATTATAGTAAGCTGGGGCATCCCTCTGCGATGGCACAGAAGTCAAGTGCAATTAAGACGGGCAGGGACGTCCTGGGCAGTTGGCACCGGAACGTGGACGTGGCTGATCTGGAACAGATGCATGAAATCCTCTGTGCATTTGGTCTTCAGAATCTGTACGACCGTAATTACTATCCAGCGAGCGAACCTGGTACGGCGGCCGTTCGCCCTTGTGTTGGCGTAAAATGAAAGCCGCACCTGGATGTCAGGCCCATGCCCGTCACCCACGGATATCGGGCTCGGTTCTCACGGATATCGGGGTCGGTTCTTGACTTACGCAAGCGAAATCCAGTCGGTACGTCAACCCCGGCGCGCGCATCGAAACAACCGACGTTGATCTGCCCAAGGGAACGGCGCGGGCTGGTGCCCAATACGGAAAGAGCTACTTTGCCTTCGTAGGCGGTAATGGGCGATTGAAAGGACAATGAATACAAAGGCCACAGCATAGACCTTTTATTTCAATCGTCTCGGTCGAGGTGCTTTCGGTCAAGCCTTTGCTTGAGTTGATATTCGTATAAAGAAGGAATCGTTGTAACCGGTGTGTTCAAACCTTCAATCCAGGCGTTGGGCCCATAGTCAATCTCGAACGGCGCACTTCCGTGCAGTCCGATTATTCGGGCGGAGGGGCCGTCCGCGAGCCGGGGGCGCCCAGGCTTGCTAAAGTCCACACGGGTGTTCCAGATGACGGTAAATGCAGCGGCGGCGGGGCCCCAACGTGACGATCCGCCGTGGTCGAATAGGCGGGAGACGTCACGCAACCGAAACACCAGGTTGTCAAAAAGGTTTTGCTGGTTGGCCCCATGGTGCTGATCAATCGTCATTTCCCGGATCCGGCCATTCGTGAAAACAACGCGTTCGGCGCCGAAACCGGTACTGACCCCATGTACGCTCGGGGCCTTAAAGTCGAAATCTCTGACC
The Gammaproteobacteria bacterium DNA segment above includes these coding regions:
- a CDS encoding oligosaccharide flippase family protein, whose amino-acid sequence is MENAGVRSILRNTAYLMLARGVTITARAVYILVIARLLGPELYGLFNYGLSWYLLFLPLTILGIDFVLLRELGRRDANSLHLLGISLPLRTASTVLVAASCLALGWWLETEPLGRTLLFFFSAALVGRGLAAWSEAIFKGREASGFILAQELVFRLLEVSIGLILLAAGFGVEALAAVHAAAWLLQGATGLYLVRRVVQQKLRAEWDLAPMARLLLAGLPFLAVAALLAWLMQGPLVLYRHINGVGAGLGQLALAVQFFTILGGMASSLGLAAVPVLTRSSERQDGKTSLFVRSVLRAGWLMAGTLVIGGLTVGPYVINGIFGPEFSRVQALLPWALLLVGFHFWVTSLRSVLIAHGQFLQLAMAMAVGAGIFTATFVPLVSCCDLKGALFATGLGLLSIFGVQLYLLSKTDSMDLAGSVTAPGAVVLVTISVTYSLDDIHPVLGLTIGLSLLWGLALAIGTVPKPNMFRAIRNRN
- a CDS encoding class I SAM-dependent methyltransferase, which translates into the protein MASTHFPNEYEHAGAKKRLSPESSAQAQLQEAEYVFPYHYIPQLGLSQFSQTRHYSWGFRYMGGLEVVSAAVARYQPATLIDIGCGDGRFLAEASKGFPETRMLGVDYSAAAIAYAKAFNPSLRFEARDIITNPFDERFAVATLVEVLEHIEPNLVPDFLAAIRHHLTPGGRLILTVPHKNSPLIPKHFQHFDAEQLRAILSEHFHVERISYFDSRRDFSIRVAKFLLGGAGRQFVVTNRRLNHLFMKRYLQRFLYVEQERDCRRLLAVAQA
- a CDS encoding sulfotransferase — translated: MGLSTEATVLLAGTGRSGTTWVGDVINHHNDFRVLFEPFHSRLVRVWQPFHYRQYLRPGTVYPQLEEAVENILSGRVRSPWSDRFNRRILARRRLVKEIRINLMLGWIRERYPDLPIILLVRHPGAVAMSKLQLGWKTILDELLAQPDLVEEHLLPQRSLLESVQNDFGRHIALWCVETLVPLRQLKPGDFHLVFYEHLVTQPKNTVPLLLRYAGIDDQGFDYSKLGHPSAMAQKSSAIKTGRDVLGSWHRNVDVADLEQMHEILCAFGLQNLYDRNYYPASEPGTAAVRPCVGVK